A single Phragmites australis chromosome 4, lpPhrAust1.1, whole genome shotgun sequence DNA region contains:
- the LOC133915436 gene encoding uncharacterized protein LOC133915436, with product MKKAAAASRYASYDSPSPSPRRAGPPAAAAATPGTHGSSRALVVAARSGRDLLGARPQPQPHHHGNLGSVLRRLISMDKKPPAKNHLQVPPATTVAAAKNNGGGGKLPGLSRKLLFQKGSSEGGNKKKAAALTDVKNGCNNANTRTLAMVLRSERELLAQSKAQEDEIAALRLQLENKDREVERLRDLCLQQREEIRALKDAVLFPDAEKEPEPDRRLRDEISTLTGQIQCLAQELSQVKAEKHTARSCFDDGYCSSPRTPGFNEEIAFSLECSIGEAETPNYGSPDEMFSKDLNPCLTPCIAKSKSDVSAQFHSSSHSTKEYQESIGSHRNSSSKARPMSKSSDHHKPTSGTNSKRRVYKSNQDKIYQNLF from the exons atgaagaaGGCGGCCGCGGCCTCGCGCTACGCGTCCTACGACTCCCCGTCCCCCTCGCCGCGCCGGGCTGGTCCCCCCGCAGCCGCCGCGGCGACCCCGGGAACGCACGGAAGCAGCCGCGCGCTGGTGGTCGCGGCGAGATCCGGCCGCGACCTGCTCGGCGCCAGGCCGCAGCCGCAGCCCCACCACCATGGCAACCTGGGCTCCGTGCTCCGGCGGCTAATCTCCATGGACAAGAAGCCGCCCGCCAAGAACCACCTCCAGGTCCCTCCCGCGACCACCGTCGCCGCAGCGAAgaacaacggcggcggcgggaagcTGCCAGGGCTGTCGCGGAAGCTGCTGTTCCAGAAGGGCTCGTCGGAGGGCGGAAACAAGAAGAAGGCGGCGGCCCTGACGGACGTCAAGAACGGCTGCAACAATGCCAACACGCGGACGCTCGCCATGGTGCTACGCAGCGAGCGGGAGCTCCTGGCACAGAGCAAGGCGCAGGAGGACGAGATCGCCGCGCTCCGCCTCCAGTTGGAGAACAAGGACCGGGAAGTGGAGCGGCTCAGGGACCTCTGCCTGCAGCAGCGGGAGGAGATCAGGGCTCTCAAGGATGCCGTGCTGTTCCCTGACGCCGAGAAGGAGCCGGAGCCGGACCGCCGCCTCCGGGACGAGATCTCCACGCTCACCGGCCAGATCCAGTGCCTCGCGCAGGAGCTCTCCCAG GTTAAGGCCGAGAAGCACACGGCCAGGTCGTGCTTTGATGATGGGTACTGCTCATCCCCGAGGACGCCGGGGTTTAACGAGGAGATCGCCTTCTCTCTG GAGTGTAGCATTGGGGAAGCTGAGACGCCAAACTACGGTAGCCCAGATGAAATGTTCAGCAAGGATCTTAATCCTTGCCTGACCCCGTGCATTGCCAAGAGCAAATCTGATGTATCCGCACAATTCCATTCTTCTTCCCACTCCACAAAG GAGTACCAGGAATCCATTGGTTCTCAtcgcaacagcagcagcaaggcaagaCCAATGTCGAAGAGCTCTGATCATCACAAGCCTACCTCAGGCACCAACAGCAAGCGACGAGTATACAAATCCAACCAAGACAAGATCTATCAAAACCTGTTTTGA
- the LOC133915435 gene encoding transcriptional adapter ADA2 — protein MGRSRGVPNSGDDDTAHRSKRRRVASSGDASDSISAACGGAGEGGGKKALYHCNYCNKDISGKIRIKCSKCPDFDLCVECFSVGAEVTPHRSNHPYRVMDNLSFPLICPDWNADEEILLLEGIEMYGLGNWAEVAEHVGTKTKAQCIDHYTTAYMNSPCYPLPDMSHVNGKNRKELLAMAKVQGESKKGTSLLPGDLTPKAESPFSPSRVKVEDALGEGPAGRSPSHIAGGANKKASNAGQIKDGANVSKVEDGHVDRSIGVKKPRYSADEGPSLTELSGYNSKRHEFDPEYDNDAEQALAEMEFKETDSETDRELKLRVLRIYLSRLDERKRRKEFILERNLLFPNPLEKDLTNEDKEVYHRYKVFMRFLSKEEHEALVRSVIEERKIRRRIQELQECRSAGCRTLAEAKIHIEQKRKKEYELNSQKAKESGELIPNNKAGQKMNRPMKIEVDGNLDPKKGGAGLDSGGRDSPKTTGHTSVKQWDDWDIVGLPGAELLSTSEKLLCCQNRLLPSHYLRMQEVLMQEIFKGSVLKKEDAHVLFKVDPAKVDTVYDMVAKKLGSQEEAPTV, from the exons ATGGGGCGGTCCCGCGGGGTGCCGAATTCCGGCGACGATGACACCGCCCACAG GTCGAAGCGGAGGAGGGTCGCGTCGAGCGGGGATGCGTCGGACTCCATTTCCGCGGCCTGCGGGGGAGCCGGCGAGGGAGGGGGTAAGAAGGCGCTCTACCACTGCAATTACTGCAACAAGGACATCTCTGGGAAGATACGGATCAAGTGCTCCAAGTGCCCCGACTTCGACCTCTGCGTGGAGTGCTTCTCCGTCGGTGCAGAAGTCACCCCGCATCGGAGCAATCATCCGTACCGGGTGATG GACAACCTCTCTTTCCCACTTATTTGTCCGGATTGGAATGCAGATGAGGAAATCCTTCTTCTAGAG GGAATTGAAATGTATGGGTTGGGAAACTGGGCTGAGGTTGCAGAACATGTTGGTACCAAGACAAAGGCACAATGCATTGATCATTATACAACAGCGTACATGAACTCACCTTGTTATCCCCTCCCG GATATGTCTCATGTTAATGGCAAGAACAGGAAGGAGCTTCTTGCCATGGCTAAAGTGCAGGGTGAGAGTAAAAAAG GGACTTCATTGTTGCCTGGGGATTTGACTCCTAAGGCTGAATCTCCATTTTCTCCCTCCAGGGTCAA GGTGGAAGATGCACTTGGAGAAGGTCCAGCTGGTCGATCACCTTCGCACATAGCTGGTG GTGCAAATAAAAAAGCTTCAAATGCTGGACAGATTAAAGATGGTGCTAATGTATCAAAAGTTGAAG ATGGTCACGTTGATAGAAGTATTGGCGTAAAGAAGCCCAGATATTCTGCAGATGAAGGGCCTTCGTTAACTGAATTGAGTGGATACAATTCAAAGAGACATGAATTTGACCCGGAGTATGATAATGATGCTGAACAAGCGCTCGCTGAGATGGAATTTAAAGAAACTGACTCGGAAACTGATCGTGAACTGAAGCTGCGTGTGTTGCGTATTTACTTATCCAG GCTtgatgaaagaaaaaggagaaaagagttcatattggaaagaaatttaCTATTCCCTAATCCCTTGGAGAAGGATCTTACAAATGAAGACAAGGAAGTTTACCATCGCTATAAGGTCTTCATGCGTTTTCTTTCCAAGGAGGAACATGAAGCCCTTGTTAGGAGTGTCATTGAGGAGCGAAAAATTCGGAGGAGAATTCAAGAGCTTCAG GAATGTCGTTCCGCTGGATGCCGTACACTGGCTGAAGCAAAGATACACATCGAGCAAAAGAGGAAAAAGGAGTACGAGCTGAATTCCCAAAAAGCTAAGGAAAGTGGCGAACTTATTCCAAATAATAAAGCAGGACAAAAGATGAATCGACCTATGAAAATTGAGGTTGATGGGAATTTGGATCCCAAGAAAGGTGGTGCTGGCTTAGATTCTGGTGGTAGGGATTCTCCTAAAACCACAGGACATACAAGTGTTAAACAGTGGGATGATTGGGATATAGTTGGTCTTCCTGGGGCAGAACTATTAAGCACCAGC GAAAAGCTTCTATGTTGTCAGAACAGATTGCTACCCAGTCATTATCTGAGAATGCAGGAGGTGTTGATGCAGGAGATATTCAAGGGTAGTGTCCTCAAGAAAGAAGATGCCCATGTATTATTTAAGGTTGACCCTGCCAAGGTAGATACTGTTTATGATATGGTGGCGAAAAAGCTGGGTAGCCAGGAGGAGGCTCCAACTGTCTAG
- the LOC133915438 gene encoding uncharacterized protein LOC133915438: protein MREREYVEEEHEPQPGCAEGAGQAAANCAAVCCCCPLALLDVLLLVTVRLPVGVMRRMRRTRRRRRTKRPAAAASASPSGSGKAMIATASSPLEIEEAVAVVTRGGVESPASELEREIMNSRFYGAGFWRSVSSGSSSCASSSTRHQ, encoded by the coding sequence ATGCGCGAGCGCGAGTACGTGGAGGAGGAGCATGAGCCCCAGCCGGGGTGCGCGGAGGGCGCGGGGCAGGCGGCGGCGAACTGCGCGGCggtgtgctgctgctgcccgCTCGCGCTGCTCGACGTCCTGCTGCTCGTCACCGTCAGGCTCCCCGTGGGCGTCATGCGGCGGATGAGGAGGacgaggcgccgccgccgcacgaAGAGGCCCGCTGCGGCGGCGTCCGCGTCGCCTTCGGGGAGCGGCAAGGCGATGATCGCCACCGCCTCGTCGCCGCTGGAGatcgaggaggcggtggcggtggtgacCCGCGGCGGGGTGGAGTCGCCGGCGTCGGAGCTGGAGCGGGAGATCATGAACTCCCGGTTCTACGGCGCCGGCTTCTGGCGCAGCGTCTCctccggctccagctcctgcgcctcctcctccacgcgcCACCAATAG
- the LOC133915434 gene encoding kinesin-like protein KIN-12G — protein sequence MPSDGVDDELGGGSSAPAPARFELQEDPAFWKDNNVQVVIRIRPLSSSELSLQGHKTCVRQDCSQSLTWTGHPESRFTFDLVADEHVTQENLFKVAGVPMVENCMAGYNSCMFAYGQTGSGKTHTMLGDIENGTRRNNVNCGMTPRVFEHLFSRIQKDKEIRRDEKLRFTCKCSFLEIYNEQILDLLNPNAVNLHIREDAKKGVHVENLTEHEISNAREAMQQLIEGAANRKVAATNMNRASSRSHSVFTCLIESKWESQGINHHRFSRLNLVDLAGSERQKSSGAEGERLKEATNINKSLSTLGLVITNLIAVSNKKSHHVPYRDSKLTFLLQDSLGGNSKTTIIANISPSSCCAAETLSTLKFAQRAKYIRNNAIINEDALGDVLSMRLQVQNLKKEVSRLQGLVNSDKTEDISSHGFVCESPSTFKWDQGPGTFSPLIFDKRATQRKDYDAALVAAFRREQEKEAELKATIAGKQIAEQLAVQRTEELRSFKMRLKFREERIKRLEQVASGKLSAEAHLLQDKEDLTKELEVLRSQLDRNPEITKFAMENLQLKEELRRLQSFVDEGEREIMHEQIIVLQDKLLEALDWKLMNEKDPVNKDLSLFGESAGDEENEFLRLQAIQNEREIESLRKKLTFCLEAKEKLERHVDELTTKLEHTKKHDDTNKGSKAFQLQEQGEAGLHNLPDAQMELKTLVDAIASASQREAEAHETAIGLAKENEELRMQLKVLIEDNKRLVELYEHAIANVETNQDINCPTIPQTEDASDQQSSHPFGGISVNKDLLDAHPVGTTDLPVHNSSNAELHLRLEEMHEENDRLMGLYEKAMQERDEFKRKIFEQSDSETREEIQSCEKDAEISEAADPENLEVNHVDDSTIVAFKEVLQLVRIKLELVQDKLVPAQDAVKYFKLLETASSKAEELSASIQLHCLDVQHCQEDINVQKSTLSESQEKKNAFEVKYFLPAASCWNFDLKTKALAGSKFDVNFELMNQKKELLNHLQTRKNELSAARTKAHESENELRDKIDGLKVKLRYEAQRKEEEKVLFAINNLNTSTAPLHKPKNFGKATELLKSEEQKRRLSSELVKACQQLAMVQKEIKSMNKCDYIDCEIELLETEIEDCCLSVLEADIEKFVRDNTLTEIWDSRKKDMEGLLIDYQDCVFQVNLKEEEIKVCEESLQHQARGLDELHLKLNQAMRYLGELLQDRRSLTSCSLDESMLPVSKKVEVDLEAIRIHVAEAKQLLLLDSQANL from the exons ATGCCGTCGGACGGCGTCGACGACGAgctcggcggcggcagctctGCCCCCGCCCCCGCGCGGTTCGAGCTCCAGGAGGACCCAGCCTTCTGGAAGGACAACAACGTGCAG GTTGTGATCCGTATCCGGCCGCTCAGCAGCAGCGAGTTATCGCTGCAGGGGCACAAGACGTGTGTCAGGCAGGATTGTAGCCAGAGCCTCACCTGGACGGGGCATCCCGAATCCCGGTTCACTTTCGATCTCGTCGCGGACGAGCATGTCACTCAG GAGAATCTGTTCAAGGTTGCTGGGGTGCCCATGGTGGAGAACTGCATGGCTGGCTATAACAGCTGCATGTTTGCTTACGGGCAG ACTGGCAGCGGAAAAACGCACACAATGCTTGGTGATATAGAAAATGGAACGCGGAGGAACAATGTGAACTGTGGTATGACGCCTCGAGTGTTTGAGCATCTCTTTTCAAGAATCCAAAAG GACAAGGAAATAAGGAGAGATGAAAAGCTTAGGTTCACTTGTAAATGCTCTTTTTTGGAGATTTATAATGAGCAGATTCTGGATTTACTCAACCCAAATGCTGTAAACTTGCAT ATAAGAGAGGATGCCAAAAAGGGTGTCCATGTTGAGAATCTGACGGAACATGAGATCTCCAATGCTCGAGAAGCGATGCAACAACTTATTGAG GGGGCAGCAAACAGAAAGGTGGCAGCCACCAATATGAACAGAGCAAGTAGCCGCTCTCATAGTGTTTTTACTTGTCTTATAGAGAGTAAG TGGGAGTCACAAGGTATCAACCACCACCGATTTTCTCGACTCAACCTTGTTGATCTTGCAGGCTCAGAGAG GCAAAAGAGCTCAGGTGCTGAAGGGGAGCGGTTGAAGGAAGCTACCAACATCAACAAGTCACTCTCAACTTTAGG ACTTGTCATTACAAACCTCATTGCCGTGTCAAACAAAAAATCACACCATGTTCCTTATCGAGATTCAAAATTAACGTTCCTCCTCCAG GATTCCCTTGGAGGAAATTCAAAGACGACTATAATTGCAAACATAAGCCCATCTAGCTG TTGTGCTGCTGAGACGTTAAGCACTTTGAAATTTGCACAACGAGCTAAATACATAAGGAATAAT GCTATCATAAATGAGGATGCTTTAGGTGATGTTCTCAGCATGCGTTTACAGGTCCAGAACCTTAAG AAAGAAGTTAGCCGGTTGCAAGGACTTGTAAATTCTGACAAAACAGAAGACATTAGTTCCCATGGATTTGTCTGTGAGTCTCCTAGTACATTCAAATGGGATCAAGGTCCTGGCACGTTCAGTCCACTTATTTTTGATAAAAGGGCTACACAG AGGAAAGATTATGATGCTGCCCTTGTCGCTGCTTTTAGGAGGGAACAAGAGAAGGAAGCAGAACTGAAGGCAACAATTGCTGGAAAGCAGATTGCTGAACAGCTG GCTGTTCAAAGAACAGAAGAGTTAAGAAGTTTCAAGATGAGGCTTAAGTTTCGTGAAGAACGGATCAAAAGATTGGAGCAAGTTGCTTCAGGGAAATTATCTGCTGAAGCACATCTTTTACAAGATAAGGAAGACCTCACGAAGGAACTGGAGGTCCTGCGGAGTCAACTAGATCGCAACccagaaattacaaaatttgcCATGGAAAACTTACAATTGAAGGAAGAACTGCGAAG gtTGCAGTCATTTGTTGATGAAGGTGAACGGGAAATAATGCATGAGCAAATAATTGTTTTACAAGATAAG CTGCTAGAGGCCCTTGACTGGAAGCTTATGAACGAGAAGGATCCTGTTAACAAG GACCTCTCATTATTCGGGGAGTCAGCTGGTGATGAGGAAAATGAGTTTCTTCGTTTGCAG GCTATTCAAAATGAGAGAGAAATCGAGTCATTGCGTAAAAAGTTGACCTTCTGCCTCGAAGCAAAAGAGAAACTTGAGAG GCATGTTGATGAGTTGACCACAAAGTTGGAGCATACAAAGAAACATGATGACACAAATAAAGGATCCAAGGCTTTCCAGCTCCAGGAGCAAGGAGAGGCAGGTTTACACAACCTGCCTGATGCTCAGATGGAACTTAAGACTTTGGTTGACGCAATAGCTTCTGCAAGTCAAAGAGAAGCAGAAGCTCATGAAACTGCGATTGGTTTGGCCAAAGAGAATGAAGAATTAAGGATGCAGCTTAAGGTTTTGATTGAGGATAACAAGAGATTGGTTGAGCTCTACGAACACGCTATTGCCAATGTTGAGACAAATCAGGACATAAACTGTCCTACCATTCCTCAAACTGAAGATGCAAGTGATCAGCAAAGCAGTCATCCTTTTGGAGGAATCTCTGTAAATAAAGATCTGCTGGATGCCCATCCAGTAGGCACGACAGATTTGCCTGTACACAACTCATCCAATGCAGAATTGCATCTTCGACTGGAAGAGATGCACGAGGAAAATGATAGACTTATGGGTTTGTATGAGAAAGCTATGCAGGAAAGAGACGAATTCAAAAGGAAGATTTTCGAGCAAAGTGATTCTGAAACTAGAGAAGAGATTCAGTCGTGTGAGAAAGATGCTGAAATAAGTGAAGCAGCAGATCCTGAGAATCTCGAAGTGAATCATGTTGATGACTCCACAATTGTAGCTTTTAAAGAAGTGCTGCAGCTTGTTCGCATTAAGTTGGAGCTTGTCCAAGACAAGCTTGTGCCTGCTCAGGATGCagtaaaatattttaaactACTTGAAACGGCTAGTAGTAAGGCAGAAGAACTTTCTGCAAGCATTCAGCTCCACTGTCTAGACGTGCAGCATTGTCAGGAAGACATCAATGTCCAGAAGTCTACGCTGTCGGAATCACAGGAGAAGAAAAATGCTTTTGAAGTCAAGTATTTCTTGCCTGCAGCATCATGCTGGAACTTCGATTTGAAGACCAAAGCCCTTGCTGGGTCCAAGTTTGATGTCAACTTTGAATTAATGAATCAAAAGAAGGAACTGTTGAATCACCTCCAAACTCGCAAAAACGAACTATCTGCCGCGAGAACAAAAGCACATGAATCTGAGAATGAGTTGAGAGACAAAATTGATGGCCTTAAAGTGAAGCTTCGCTATGAAGCTCaaaggaaggaggaagagaaggtcCTTTTTGCTATTAATAATCTGAATACTTCCACTGCACCGTTGCATAAACCCAAGAATTTTGGCAAGGCAACTGAGCTGCTGAAATCTGAGGAGCAGAAGAGAAGGCTTTCAAGTGAACTGGTGAAGGCCTGCCAACAGCTTGCCATGGTgcaaaaggaaataaaaagtATGAATAAATGTGATTATATTGATTGTGAGATTGAGCTCCTTGAAACAGAAATAGAGGACTGCTGCCTCTCCGTGTTGGAAGCAGACATCGAGAAGTTTGTCCGTGACAATACCTTGACAGAGATTTGGGACAGCAGGAAGAAAGACATGGAGGGCTTGCTGATTGACTACCAAGACTGTGTTTTCCAAGTCAACTTGAAGGAGGAAGAGATCAAAGTGTGTGAGGAGTCGTTGCAGCATCAAGCTAGGGGCTTGGATGAGCTGCATTTGAAGCTAAATCAAGCGATGCGGTACCTGGGTGAGCTTCTGCAAGACAGAAGAAGCTTGACCTCTTGCAGTTTGGATGAATCCATGCTGCCCGTTAGCAAAAAGGTGGAGGTGGATCTTGAGGCCATCAGGATTCATGTCGCTGAAGCTAAGCAGCTTTTGCTTCTCGACAGCCAAGCTAATTTGTGA
- the LOC133915441 gene encoding uncharacterized protein LOC133915441 isoform X2, whose protein sequence is MALLMEPGAEPLTESEQADLDAITAIKESAAHEYKEQGNQFVRMGRKHYADAVACYTKAIAQMEPLPSPDAAADASVLFANRAHVNLLLGNHRRALDDAEQAVRLSPSNVKAYYRAAKAALALDLLPDAVSFCRRGLEQDPSNEELKKLLSQVDARQSEQDCERAKDLAAAMEKRGMKLGKAAYQELTGVKKPKLDEQSVLHWPVLLLYPEVMSSDFIEDFPETDTFSPHLDVMFSESSPPLPWDENHAYTREVIELYYQAGVGILLSKSEILQYLLEGTVDPKSLPASLLDGEDGEHDTGKSSTVTSSSEGSGKWVKVKEGKTLQEVLQHKDYVIPAIPVFFVVSRKSTFYKKFKAGNWSLP, encoded by the exons ATGGCGCTGCTGATGGAGCCAGGTGCCGAGCCCCTCACCGAGAGCGAGCAGGCCGATCTGGACGCCATCACCGCCATCAAGGAGTCGGCGGCGCACGAGTACAAGGAGCAGGGCAACCAGTTTGTCCGGATGGGCCGGAAGCACTACGCCGACGCTGTCGCCTGCTACACCAAGGCCATCGCCCAGATGgagcccctcccctcccccgacgccgcagccgacgcctccgtccTCTTCGCCAACCGCGCCCACGTCAACCTTCTCCTCGGCAACCACCGCCGCGCACTCGACGACGCCGAGCAGGCTGTTCGCCTCTCCCCATCCAACGTCAAG GCGTACTATCGGGCGGCGAAGGCGGCGCTTGCGCTCGACTTGTTGCCGGACGCGGTGTCCTTCTGCCGGAGGGGGCTCGAGCAGGACCCCTCTAACGAGGAGCTCAAGAAATTGCTGTCGCAAGTGGACGCGCGGCAGAGTGAGCAAGATTGTGAGAGAGCCAAG GATCTTGCTGCTGCCATGGAGAAGAGAGGGATGAAGCTTGGGAAGGCAGCCTATCAAGAGCTGACGGGAGTGAAGAAGCCGAAGCTTGATGAGCAGAGCGTGCTCCACTGGCCTGTTCTTTTGCTCTATCCGGAGGTCATGTCGAGTGACTTCATTGAAGATTTTCCGGAGACTGATACATTCTCACCCCACCTTGATGT CATGTTCTCAGAAAGTTCTCCACCGTTGCCTTGGGATGAGAACCATGCTTACACAAGGGAGGTCATTGAGTTGTATTATCAG GCTGGTGTTGGCATACTTCTGTCGAAAAGTGAAATATTACAATATCTTCTAGAAGGCACTGTGGACCCAAAGTCACTTCCAGCAAGCCTGCTTGATGGCGAGGATGGAGAGCATGATACTGGCAAGAGCAGCACCGTTACATCATCAA GTGAAGGCTCTGGTAAGTGGGTCAAAGtaaaagaaggaaaaactcTTCAAGAAGTGCTGCAGCATAAAGACTATGTAATTCCTGCAATTCCTG TGTTCTTTGTCGTCTCAAGGAAGTCCACCTTCTATAAAAAGTTTAAAGCTGGAAATTGGTCTTTGCCGTAA
- the LOC133915441 gene encoding uncharacterized protein LOC133915441 isoform X1, which translates to MALLMEPGAEPLTESEQADLDAITAIKESAAHEYKEQGNQFVRMGRKHYADAVACYTKAIAQMEPLPSPDAAADASVLFANRAHVNLLLGNHRRALDDAEQAVRLSPSNVKAYYRAAKAALALDLLPDAVSFCRRGLEQDPSNEELKKLLSQVDARQSEQDCERAKVAQAVVAAKDLAAAMEKRGMKLGKAAYQELTGVKKPKLDEQSVLHWPVLLLYPEVMSSDFIEDFPETDTFSPHLDVMFSESSPPLPWDENHAYTREVIELYYQAGVGILLSKSEILQYLLEGTVDPKSLPASLLDGEDGEHDTGKSSTVTSSSEGSGKWVKVKEGKTLQEVLQHKDYVIPAIPVFFVVSRKSTFYKKFKAGNWSLP; encoded by the exons ATGGCGCTGCTGATGGAGCCAGGTGCCGAGCCCCTCACCGAGAGCGAGCAGGCCGATCTGGACGCCATCACCGCCATCAAGGAGTCGGCGGCGCACGAGTACAAGGAGCAGGGCAACCAGTTTGTCCGGATGGGCCGGAAGCACTACGCCGACGCTGTCGCCTGCTACACCAAGGCCATCGCCCAGATGgagcccctcccctcccccgacgccgcagccgacgcctccgtccTCTTCGCCAACCGCGCCCACGTCAACCTTCTCCTCGGCAACCACCGCCGCGCACTCGACGACGCCGAGCAGGCTGTTCGCCTCTCCCCATCCAACGTCAAG GCGTACTATCGGGCGGCGAAGGCGGCGCTTGCGCTCGACTTGTTGCCGGACGCGGTGTCCTTCTGCCGGAGGGGGCTCGAGCAGGACCCCTCTAACGAGGAGCTCAAGAAATTGCTGTCGCAAGTGGACGCGCGGCAGAGTGAGCAAGATTGTGAGAGAGCCAAGGTTGCACAAGCAGTCGTCGCAGCCAAA GATCTTGCTGCTGCCATGGAGAAGAGAGGGATGAAGCTTGGGAAGGCAGCCTATCAAGAGCTGACGGGAGTGAAGAAGCCGAAGCTTGATGAGCAGAGCGTGCTCCACTGGCCTGTTCTTTTGCTCTATCCGGAGGTCATGTCGAGTGACTTCATTGAAGATTTTCCGGAGACTGATACATTCTCACCCCACCTTGATGT CATGTTCTCAGAAAGTTCTCCACCGTTGCCTTGGGATGAGAACCATGCTTACACAAGGGAGGTCATTGAGTTGTATTATCAG GCTGGTGTTGGCATACTTCTGTCGAAAAGTGAAATATTACAATATCTTCTAGAAGGCACTGTGGACCCAAAGTCACTTCCAGCAAGCCTGCTTGATGGCGAGGATGGAGAGCATGATACTGGCAAGAGCAGCACCGTTACATCATCAA GTGAAGGCTCTGGTAAGTGGGTCAAAGtaaaagaaggaaaaactcTTCAAGAAGTGCTGCAGCATAAAGACTATGTAATTCCTGCAATTCCTG TGTTCTTTGTCGTCTCAAGGAAGTCCACCTTCTATAAAAAGTTTAAAGCTGGAAATTGGTCTTTGCCGTAA